The following coding sequences lie in one Heyndrickxia oleronia genomic window:
- a CDS encoding ABC transporter substrate-binding protein, which produces MKKWLMIIVSSLLLLTTACSNSNDSASSKKKGLKHVTVVLDWTPNTNHTGLYVAKEKGYFKDEGLDVDIIQPGEAGADQLVAAGKAQFGISAQESITEARIQGVPIVSIAAIIQHNTSGFASPKEKNITSPKDFENKTYGGWGAPVEKAVLDSLMKKEHADVEKTKIINMGETDFFTAVKRDIDFAWIYYGWTGVEAELRGEKINMVYLTDYSNKLDYYTPVLTTNEKMIEKDPETIKHFLAAASKGYTYAIDHPDDAADLLIKAVPDLDPKLVKASQKWLSPKYQDDAARWGEQKQEIWENYASWMYDNHLLDKKLDSKKAFTNQYLPK; this is translated from the coding sequence GTGAAAAAGTGGTTAATGATTATTGTTAGCTCATTGCTTTTATTAACAACAGCTTGCAGTAATAGCAATGATTCAGCAAGCAGTAAGAAAAAGGGATTAAAGCATGTGACTGTAGTTTTAGACTGGACACCAAATACCAATCATACAGGATTATATGTGGCAAAGGAAAAAGGATATTTTAAGGATGAAGGCTTAGATGTTGATATTATTCAGCCTGGAGAAGCTGGTGCTGATCAGCTTGTTGCTGCTGGAAAAGCACAATTCGGCATAAGTGCTCAAGAAAGTATTACAGAAGCACGTATACAAGGTGTACCGATTGTTTCGATTGCTGCCATCATTCAACATAATACATCTGGTTTTGCTTCTCCAAAGGAAAAAAATATTACTTCACCAAAGGATTTCGAAAATAAAACGTATGGTGGCTGGGGTGCACCGGTTGAAAAAGCAGTCCTTGATTCTTTAATGAAAAAAGAGCATGCCGATGTAGAAAAAACGAAGATCATTAATATGGGTGAAACTGACTTTTTTACCGCTGTAAAAAGAGATATTGATTTTGCCTGGATTTATTATGGATGGACTGGGGTCGAAGCGGAACTTCGCGGTGAGAAAATCAATATGGTCTATTTAACCGATTACTCTAACAAACTAGATTACTATACACCTGTATTAACGACGAATGAGAAAATGATAGAAAAAGATCCAGAAACGATTAAACATTTTCTTGCTGCAGCTTCCAAAGGATATACATATGCCATTGATCATCCAGACGATGCTGCAGATCTATTAATAAAAGCCGTTCCTGATTTAGATCCGAAACTTGTGAAAGCTAGTCAAAAATGGTTATCACCAAAATATCAAGATGATGCCGCGCGTTGGGGTGAGCAAAAACAAGAGATTTGGGAAAACTATGCTAGCTGGATGTATGACAATCATCTATTAGATAAAAAACTAGATAGCAAGAAAGCATTTACAAATCAATATTTACCAAAATAA
- a CDS encoding energy-coupling factor ABC transporter ATP-binding protein — translation MNKIRVNDLKYRYPHSEKLALNDISFEIKQGEFIGIVGKNSSGKSTLCYALTGLVPHFFKGAYGGQVFIDNLEVMKTEISDLSLKVGLVFENPFSQITGSKFTVIDEIAFGLENMGIEREEMSTRIEASLKLLDIEHIKEKNPFSLSGGQMQRVAIASVLAMRPDILILDEPTSQLDPQGSDEVFKVVESLTKEGMTVIMAEHKMEKLAQYSDKILLLHEGKLIDFDTPQKIFSKKDILDYGVSPPIFTKIARALNINKEDSLLPVTLNEILTISPINSERGEKK, via the coding sequence ATGAATAAAATACGTGTAAACGACTTGAAATATCGATATCCTCACTCAGAGAAGCTTGCACTTAATGACATTTCATTCGAAATCAAGCAAGGGGAATTCATAGGGATTGTTGGAAAAAATTCTTCCGGAAAATCCACCCTTTGCTATGCGCTAACAGGACTCGTCCCACATTTTTTTAAAGGGGCCTATGGTGGACAGGTTTTCATTGATAATTTAGAAGTCATGAAAACTGAAATTAGTGATCTTTCATTGAAGGTTGGACTCGTTTTTGAAAATCCATTTTCTCAAATTACTGGTTCAAAATTTACGGTAATTGATGAAATCGCCTTCGGGCTGGAAAACATGGGAATAGAGCGCGAAGAAATGAGTACTCGCATTGAGGCGAGCTTAAAATTATTAGATATTGAACATATAAAAGAAAAAAATCCCTTCAGCCTTTCCGGAGGTCAAATGCAGCGTGTAGCGATTGCAAGTGTACTCGCAATGCGACCAGATATATTAATATTAGATGAACCAACATCACAGCTAGATCCCCAAGGTTCAGATGAAGTCTTTAAGGTAGTTGAAAGCTTAACTAAAGAAGGAATGACAGTCATTATGGCTGAACATAAGATGGAGAAGCTAGCTCAGTATTCGGACAAAATCCTCCTATTACACGAGGGAAAGCTCATTGATTTTGACACCCCTCAAAAGATATTTTCAAAAAAAGATATATTAGATTACGGGGTCTCTCCTCCTATTTTCACAAAAATTGCTCGGGCTTTAAATATTAATAAAGAGGATAGCTTACTTCCTGTGACATTAAATGAGATCTTAACAATCAGTCCAATCAATAGTGAACGAGGTGAGAAAAAATGA
- a CDS encoding thiamine-binding protein yields MANALLSIQIIPKTKNGENVIPYVDEAISIIDRSGVKYQVNPLETTMEGDLTELFAIVEKMNQRMIELGSPNVISQIKVLYQPNGASMDQLTEKYR; encoded by the coding sequence ATGGCAAATGCATTATTAAGTATTCAAATAATCCCAAAGACAAAAAACGGTGAAAATGTGATACCTTACGTAGACGAAGCGATTTCAATTATTGACCGTTCAGGAGTGAAATATCAAGTAAATCCATTGGAGACGACAATGGAAGGAGATTTGACTGAGCTATTTGCGATCGTTGAAAAAATGAATCAACGAATGATCGAGCTTGGCAGTCCAAATGTCATTTCACAAATTAAGGTTCTTTATCAACCAAATGGGGCTTCAATGGATCAATTAACGGAGAAATATCGCTAA
- a CDS encoding energy-coupling factor transporter transmembrane component T family protein yields the protein MKSMTLYVERNSLIHHIDPLTKLLYVFVSIAATYIIPDLRAAIITTFISILLLLIGKVFRKILPILGVSFFLILSIIIVQGLFHPNRSTPLVEIGGFTIYKEGISYACLLVLRIFNMLCAFGLLILTTEPDELIDSLVKKGMSRKIGYVFLSVLQIIPQMRATMGKIIDAQRSRGMETEGHILVRLKSFFPLIGPVVLNSLNDTKERAIALEVRGFNAKGKKTHFKKARKYPYSKSLKFTLFLAFILIIVGRLTI from the coding sequence ATGAAATCTATGACACTATATGTTGAGAGGAATTCTCTCATTCATCACATTGATCCATTGACTAAGCTCTTATATGTTTTCGTATCAATTGCAGCCACATATATTATCCCTGATCTTAGAGCTGCAATCATCACAACCTTTATCAGTATCCTTTTACTATTAATAGGAAAGGTGTTTCGAAAAATTTTACCCATTCTAGGGGTTAGTTTCTTTTTAATTCTTTCGATCATTATCGTGCAAGGTTTATTTCACCCTAACCGTTCTACACCTTTAGTTGAAATTGGAGGATTTACTATTTACAAGGAAGGAATCTCCTATGCATGTCTCTTGGTCCTGCGAATATTTAATATGCTCTGCGCCTTTGGATTACTCATTTTAACTACAGAACCAGATGAATTAATTGATTCTCTAGTAAAAAAAGGCATGTCACGGAAGATCGGTTATGTATTTTTGTCTGTCTTACAAATTATTCCTCAAATGCGTGCAACAATGGGGAAGATCATAGATGCACAAAGATCTCGGGGGATGGAAACAGAAGGACATATATTGGTTCGTTTAAAGTCCTTTTTTCCTTTAATTGGTCCTGTCGTTCTTAATTCACTTAATGATACAAAGGAGCGTGCAATTGCCCTCGAAGTCCGTGGATTTAATGCAAAAGGAAAAAAAACTCATTTTAAAAAAGCGAGGAAATACCCCTATAGTAAAAGCTTGAAATTCACCTTATTTTTGGCCTTTATCCTAATCATTGTTGGGAGGTTAACTATATGA
- a CDS encoding ABC transporter permease — protein sequence MKALLQKGWRPILVIILLFIIWESITKIFAIPEWLLPSPTQILHEGVTGWDGYSHHLLSTIQLAILGFIIGSSVGILIAIGLHLVSFFKEAFYPLLIISQNIPIIVLAPLLVIWFGFGMLPKIIVITLVCFFPIAVAALDGFRQTSQELKHYMQMAGASKRQLFWKVEWPHALPSIFSGLKISATYSVMGAVISEWLGANKGIGVYMTLASSSFRTDRVFVAIFIIIFLALLFFAFIVLIEKKVVKWQPKEEGNHHE from the coding sequence ATGAAGGCGTTACTTCAGAAAGGATGGCGGCCAATTTTGGTCATCATCCTTTTATTCATCATCTGGGAATCGATTACAAAAATATTTGCTATACCAGAATGGCTTCTTCCATCTCCAACACAAATTTTACATGAAGGGGTAACTGGTTGGGATGGGTATTCTCATCATTTACTATCAACCATTCAATTAGCCATTTTAGGTTTTATTATCGGTAGCAGTGTTGGTATTCTTATTGCCATTGGCTTGCATCTTGTTTCATTTTTTAAAGAGGCTTTTTATCCGTTATTAATTATTTCGCAAAATATTCCGATCATCGTCTTAGCACCTTTACTAGTCATTTGGTTTGGCTTTGGGATGCTACCCAAAATCATTGTTATTACACTTGTTTGCTTTTTCCCAATAGCGGTTGCTGCGCTAGATGGCTTTAGGCAAACAAGTCAGGAGTTAAAGCATTACATGCAAATGGCAGGTGCATCAAAGAGGCAATTATTCTGGAAAGTAGAGTGGCCACATGCACTGCCATCCATTTTTTCAGGATTGAAGATTTCTGCAACCTATAGTGTCATGGGTGCTGTTATTTCTGAGTGGCTTGGAGCTAATAAAGGAATTGGTGTTTACATGACCTTGGCTTCATCTTCGTTCCGTACGGATCGTGTGTTTGTAGCAATTTTCATTATTATCTTTCTCGCACTACTATTTTTTGCCTTCATCGTTCTTATCGAAAAAAAAGTGGTTAAATGGCAGCCAAAGGAAGAGGGAAACCATCATGAGTAA
- a CDS encoding energy-coupling factor ABC transporter ATP-binding protein — protein MMRLIIKDLHFSYSLESPIFHGINLEISNQSTALIGQNGAGKTTLVKLLKGLLTPSSGEILINGINTKEQTAAKLAKTIGLVFQNPNDQIFKNRVMDEVMFGPLNIGQTVKEAKQNATEALEMVGLSEHAERNPYDLSLSQRKLVTIASVLAMRTDIIIFDEPTMGQDHDGKEKLKRIIRHLINEGKLVLCILHDMDFVAEVFERTIIFNQGKILLDGDTRTVFSNEEILNIAYLEQPYITQLGKQLGFTETFLNEDELIAQCKARYNNISIESLFHL, from the coding sequence ATGATGCGACTAATTATTAAAGATCTTCATTTCTCCTATTCACTTGAATCTCCTATTTTCCATGGGATAAATCTCGAGATTTCAAATCAAAGCACGGCTCTTATAGGTCAGAATGGAGCAGGTAAAACCACTCTTGTCAAATTATTAAAAGGATTATTGACTCCAAGTTCAGGTGAAATTTTAATTAATGGCATCAACACGAAAGAGCAGACTGCTGCAAAATTAGCAAAAACAATTGGGTTAGTCTTTCAAAATCCTAATGATCAAATTTTTAAAAATCGAGTAATGGATGAAGTGATGTTTGGGCCATTAAATATAGGACAAACAGTTAAAGAAGCCAAACAAAATGCAACAGAAGCACTTGAAATGGTAGGACTCAGTGAACATGCAGAACGAAACCCTTATGACTTGAGCCTTTCACAACGAAAATTGGTGACGATTGCCTCTGTCCTTGCAATGCGAACAGATATTATTATTTTTGATGAACCGACTATGGGACAGGATCATGATGGAAAGGAAAAGCTTAAAAGAATTATACGACATCTAATTAATGAGGGAAAACTTGTCTTATGCATTTTGCATGACATGGATTTTGTTGCAGAAGTATTTGAACGGACCATTATTTTTAACCAAGGAAAAATCCTTTTAGACGGCGATACACGAACCGTTTTTTCCAACGAAGAAATACTAAATATAGCTTATCTAGAACAACCATATATTACTCAATTAGGTAAACAGCTTGGCTTTACTGAAACATTCTTAAATGAAGATGAACTTATCGCACAGTGTAAGGCACGATACAATAATATTTCTATTGAATCGCTTTTTCACTTGTAA